From the genome of Streptomyces ficellus:
AGGAGACCTTCACCCACCTGCCCCAGCGCCGCTCCACCACGCCGTTCCGGCACTCAGGCAAGGCTCAGTAAGTAAAGCCTGCCTTGCTGGCGCGCCCCTTACATCGCGCGTATTTTCGAGGGTGTTGGGGGAGCGGGGTCACCCGGACCCGCTGCTGTACGCAAGGTGTAAGGGGATAGCTGTGTCCATCATCGAGACCGAGGCGACGCTGCACGAGGCGCACCGCGACAACCACACCCACCGCGACGTGAACGGCGGCTGGCTGCGCCCCGCCGTGTTCGGCGCGATGGACGGTCTCGTGTCCAACCTGGCCCTCATGACCGGTGTCGCGGGCGGCGCGGTGTCGCAGCAGACCATCGTCATCACGGGCCTCGCCGGGCTCGCGGCCGGTGCCTTCTCCATGGCCGCCGGCGAGTACACCTCCGTGGCGTCGCAGCGCGAACTGGTCCAGGCGGAACTGGACGTCGAGCGCCAGCAGTTGCGCAAGCACCCGGTCGACGAGATGGAGGAGCTCGCCGCGCTGTACGTGGCGCGTGGCGTTGAGCCGCCGCTGGCCCGCGAGGTCGCCATGCAGCTGTCGAAGGACCCGGAGCAGGCGCTGGAGATCCACGCCCGCGAGGAGCTGGGCATCGACCCGGACGATCTGCCGTCGCCCGCCGTCGCCGCCGTGTCGTCCTTCGGGTCGTTCGCGCTGGGCGCGCTGCTGCCCGTCCTGCCGTACCTGCTGGGTGCCACCGTGTTGTGGCCCGCGGTGCTGCTGGCGCTGCTGGGGCTGTTCGCGTGCGGCGCCCTGGTGGCCCGGGTGACCGCGCGCAGCTGGTGGTACAGCGGCCTGCGCCAGCTCGCCCTGGGTGGCGCGGCGGCGGCCGTCACGTACGCCCTCGGCGCCTTGTTCGGCGCGGCGCTCTGACCCGTCCGGTCATCGACGGTCCACGGGCCGGTCTTCCGCC
Proteins encoded in this window:
- a CDS encoding VIT1/CCC1 transporter family protein, producing the protein MSIIETEATLHEAHRDNHTHRDVNGGWLRPAVFGAMDGLVSNLALMTGVAGGAVSQQTIVITGLAGLAAGAFSMAAGEYTSVASQRELVQAELDVERQQLRKHPVDEMEELAALYVARGVEPPLAREVAMQLSKDPEQALEIHAREELGIDPDDLPSPAVAAVSSFGSFALGALLPVLPYLLGATVLWPAVLLALLGLFACGALVARVTARSWWYSGLRQLALGGAAAAVTYALGALFGAAL